The Brienomyrus brachyistius isolate T26 chromosome 9, BBRACH_0.4, whole genome shotgun sequence genome contains the following window.
GcagctgatttggtccctataCCAATGTTGAAACCAAATCTATGCCTTTAACTCACCAACTCATTCTTTGAAGAGTATTGACCTTAGTTAGCAGTATTACTATGTTAAAATATAAGGTGTCCCAATAGCACCAGTGACCAATgtgataaatgtatttttaaaatagatatattttttaatgtagTGCAATGTTAATGATGTATGTAGTAAAATTGAACTCTTTCATACAATTTCATAAGTTATaccttttaaaaactttgttttACGTTGCAAATGGTTTTGCAAATGTTGAAATTTGGCTGTAGCAAgttgttttgcaggtttagagcaACTTTGAAACATGATAGAAATAGAAAAATTAAGCAAATGGCACAGGAATCATGCATTAACTGTGTGACTCGGAACTGTGCTTAATATTATAGGCATGTTTTTAaaccggggcggcatggtggtgcagtggttagcactgtggttagcactcacacctctgagacccgggttcaagtctccggctggctcacatgtgtgtagagtttgcatgttctccccatgtcatcgtggggtttcctttgggtactccagtttccctcccacagtccaaaaacatgctgaggctaattggacttgctaaattgtccgtaggtgcgtgtttgtgagtgaatggtgtgtgagtgtgccctgcaatgggctggccccccatcctgggttgttccctgcctcatgcccattgcttccaggataggctccggaccccccacgacccagtaggataagcggtttggaaaatggatggatggatggatggatatatattcgATGTTCTTTAATAAAAAGTGCTTAATCATATACAGCCTAGCATTACATTTTATAGGCCTATAATTAAGAAAACCATCTCTTTTATTCACTCAGACTGCTTTATTCTGTTTGGTGTGCCCTCGCAggcacatttttatttaataaatccACAGGCCTGGGTATTATTCCAGCAGTAAAAgcaaaaatattaattaaacatGTGCAAGACCACTGCTCATGCACCACGATCCCCCAGCCCTCTCACACACCCATCTTCCTCTGACGCTCCCTCTCAGTCATGTACTTGGGCGTTGCCTGTTATAAATTCTCAGTACAATTCACTACTTAGGGTCCATTTTTTACTTTCTTAGGCTAATCCAACTGTTGGGTAAGTTTTAAATCCATACTGTATGGTCATATTTATCAATGCATGTAACCCGCCTTACAAGTCATTATACATCTGTTTGTATTTACAGTATAAAGTTCACTGTAATTtgaatatataaataacaaagTAGTTCTGCTTAATCTGTCAAATGCATTGTGTGTACTGAAGAAATCTAGATACATTAACTTGttttacttttaaaaatgtattcatgGGGAAGTTTTTATTACACtctgtaatatgtaatataatttgtgtgttttttccacTTTTTGTTTAAATTAGTCTTGTTGATTTGAGACAGAAATCTAGACATTTCAATCTTTTGTCAACATTCGTCAATGATTTTATCTTTAAAGTTATAAAACCTTAAATACAGCATCAGGACatttactaattaaaaaaattttgcTAGCAAAGAATTTCGTGCACGAGTTGAATTAGCGATTTCCATGAATTATAACACCACTCACATACCTGAACACAGGCGCAGAACAGCAGGCACATACATGTTGCAGAACAAGAAGGACAAACCTCATCTCTAGTGAAGCTCTGTCAGTGTGTATTTCTAACTGTTGGTTTGTAGGGATAAGCAAAGGCTGGCTTTTTAAAGTTACTGCACCTGCTGTAATGCAGTTTATCAGCAGTAAGGTTCCCTCCTCAGCCTTGCCCTGTTCCACACCCCAGCCCCCACTGCATGAACTCCGACCCAGCCATCAGATAGACGGTGGCATAAAAAAATACTTCAAAGGCAGATGACTCAAAAGAAATGATTAGGATTAGGAAAGATGTCTCTTAATTTCCAGAGGGCCAAAAATAAAGCAGATTTCTATATCTGGACAGATCTGCCCTTTACCACAGGCAGGCTGAAGGGAGATTCCCTGGCTTGGTGTTCATTAATATTACACTAAACCCTTAGTAAACCGCAAGACTGTTACAAAGCCGCAGTAGCCAGTATTAATTAAACATGCATGTTTGCTACTGATTATGGATTTGTGGATGGGAATAAATTTGCTGCAATTTACTCTGGGGAAGACTGGCTGAGTCCTGCTGCAGTGTATCTCCTGTAGGAAGCCTGTGCACTACACTGGTACACTATTCTGTTACAGTGTATCTCCTATTGGAAACCTGTGCACTATACTGCTACACTATTCTGTTACAGTGTATCTCCTATTGGAAACCTGTGCACTATACTGCTACACTGTTCTGTTACAGTGTATCTCCTATAGGAAGCCTGTGCACTATACTGCTACACTCTTCTGTTACAGTGTATCTCCTAAGGGAAGCCTGTGCACTATACTGCTACACTGTTCTGTTACAGTGTATCTCCTAAGGGAAGCCTGTGCACTATACTGCTACACTCTTCTGTTACAGTGTATCTCCTAAGGGAAGGCTGTGCACTATACTGCTACACTCTTCTGTTACAGTGTATCTCCTAAGGGAAGACTGCACTATACTTTTACAGTGTATCTCCTAGAGGAGGCCTGTGCATTACACTGCTGACTCCATGTCTTGATGTGACCCCACCATGACTCTTTCTCTGTCAGGGTGCTTCTTAGCCTGTAGCCATGCCAAGTGACCTGGAGAGAGCCATGGAGATGCTGGTCACCGTCTTTTACCGTTACTCCAAGAAAACAGGCAACAGCAACACTCTTTCACGCTCTGAATTCAAGCAGCTGATGGAGACTGAGCTATCTACCTTCCTGAAGGTGGGACATTTGTTCCTGGCTACCTCATCCTCTATCTGTGTCTCTCTCAGCTCCCCAAGATCATAAATCCCCCCCTCCTTTGtccaccaccccctcccccccaggcacAGAGGGACCCCAATGTCGTGGATAGCATTAGGAATGACCTGGATGCCAACGGGGATGGAGAGCTGCACTTCGAGGAGTTTGTGTCCCTGGTGGTGGGCCTGTCTGTGGCATGTGAGCAGTTCTACCAGCTGCACGAGAAGCGAGGGCAGTGCAGGAAGTGAGCACATTGTGGTTGGAAGGCTTGGTGTTGATAGTCATTCTATAAAAACTCTAATAAACACTGACCTTCAAACACATCTGTGCGTCTGAACATGAGTATAACATGTCCATTCGTGAAAGGGCTGGGAAAAAAAGACTGATAAAGAGAAAAGTACACTTTTAAATGTGCACAAACAGACAAGACCGCCTGTGCAGCCTAGTGGGTTAGGGCTCCGAGCCTATATCTGGAAGGTTGTGAGGTCACAGAGAACTCATAACACCACTGGGctcttaagca
Protein-coding sequences here:
- the s100a10b gene encoding protein S100-A10b, coding for MPSDLERAMEMLVTVFYRYSKKTGNSNTLSRSEFKQLMETELSTFLKAQRDPNVVDSIRNDLDANGDGELHFEEFVSLVVGLSVACEQFYQLHEKRGQCRK